One window of the Thermasporomyces composti genome contains the following:
- a CDS encoding D-sedoheptulose-7-phosphate isomerase, giving the protein MGGDEMRELLARQLGDHIETARSVEALLPLVCDIGELLCRTFAQGGRLYTFGNGGSAADAQHLAAEMVGRYKRDRRPLPAVALTVDPSVVTCVANDYSYDDVFARQVSALARSGDVVAGFTTSGRSPNIVRGLAAARDARATTVLFAAGGGGDALQYADYAVLVPSLTTPRTQEMHQLILHLLSEWVDAWAAGEVDESGNVIQAVTG; this is encoded by the coding sequence GTGGGAGGGGACGAGATGCGTGAGCTGTTGGCTCGCCAGCTTGGCGACCACATCGAGACAGCTCGCAGCGTCGAGGCGCTGCTGCCCTTGGTCTGTGACATCGGAGAGCTGCTGTGCCGGACTTTCGCCCAGGGTGGTCGGCTCTACACGTTCGGCAATGGCGGCAGTGCGGCGGACGCGCAGCATCTCGCCGCGGAGATGGTCGGCCGCTACAAGCGGGATCGTCGCCCACTCCCGGCCGTCGCGTTGACGGTCGACCCCTCCGTGGTCACCTGCGTCGCCAACGACTACTCCTACGACGACGTCTTCGCCCGCCAGGTCAGCGCGTTAGCGCGTTCCGGTGACGTGGTCGCTGGCTTCACCACGAGCGGTCGCTCGCCGAACATCGTCCGTGGTCTCGCCGCCGCACGCGACGCTCGCGCGACGACGGTGCTCTTCGCGGCCGGTGGCGGTGGCGACGCGCTCCAGTACGCCGACTACGCGGTGCTCGTGCCGTCGCTCACCACCCCCCGCACCCAGGAGATGCACCAGCTGATCCTGCATCTGCTGAGCGAGTGGGTGGACGCGTGGGCGGCCGGCGAGGTGGACGAG